The nucleotide sequence AAATTATTCTTTGAAATGGTTACAGTAAATCCATATAAATTAAAAAATTTAAATCATAATTTATATTCTATTTTAGGTAAATCTATAATTGAAAAAGGTTCTGATGCACAATTAATGGTTTCTTATCAACTTTCAAAAAATCCTTATCTTAGTATAATCAATCGTTGTAATACACAAAACATATTACATATAATGAATAAAAATATACACATAGATTATATTAATAAACAAAAATATAATATTTAATTAAGATTTTTTTCAAGTAAGTTTTAATATATATTTAAAAAATCTTTAATTATATTTTGTAAGTTTTATGGGAGATGTTGTTATGTATAAAAAAATATTATTACCTACTGATGGTTCAAAATATTCTGAAAACGCTGCTAAACATGCATTCTTTTTAGCAGAAAAATCAGGTGCTGAAGTCATTACTTTAAGTGTAATTGAAAATGGTTTTTCTATTGGTCTTCCATCTGATGACACTATATATGAAGTAAATCAAATGCTTAAAAAAGAAAGTAAATCAAATATTGATAAAATAGAAGAAATTAAAAACGAATATGATAGTAATATAAAACTTACTCCTATAGTAAAAGAAGGATCTCCTGCTCCAGTTATTCTTGATGTTGCTGAAGATGAAAATATTGATTTAATTGTAATTGGTAGTTCAGGTAAAAGTAGTTTTGATAGATTCTTAATGGGTAGTGTAGCTTCAAAAGTTGTTAAATCAGCTAAATGCTCAGTTCTTGTTGTAAATTAAATTTAATATTTAATAGTAATTTTATATTATTATCTTTTTTTAATTTTTAATTAATTTTTTCTTCTTTTAAAAACTTATAAAATATTTAATAATTTATTTATAAAATTTATGAGGGTGTAATTATGATAATTAAAAGATTGGTGTCTAAAAATGTTGTGTACGTATCAGTACCTGGAAATAGACATAAAGCTTTGGATTTGATGAAAAAAGAAAATGTATCTGTTGTACCTGTTACAAAAGGGGATACTAAAAAAGTAGTTGGTATCTTAACTAGGTCAGATTTAATTAATAATCCTGATGAAGAACAAATTGCTCTTTTAATGAGTAGAAATTTAGTAACTGCAAAACCTAATGAAGAAGTTACAACTGTTGCAAAAAGAATGTTGGATCATAATGTTAGAAGAATACCTGTTGTAGATGATGATGATAATCTTGTAGGTATTATTACTTCTTTTGATCTTGTAACTTCTGCACTTGCTAAATTAGATATTAATATTCCTGTTGAAAAATATATGATTACTAATGTTCCAACTACATGGGATAAAACTCCTTTAAATGTTGCTTTTGAATCTATGAAATTCTTTGGTTTAAAATCAATTTTAGCATTAAATGATGATTGTAAATTATCTGGAATCTTAACTGAAACAGATTTTATTGCTGAAAGTGAAATTATATCTGAAAGAACTGAACATAGTTCTACTGTTGGTACTGAAGGTGATAAATGGTCTTGGGATAGTACTTCAATTCTTTATATTGAGAAAAATCACCTTAAATTCACTGATAAAGTAGTTAGTGATGTTGCAACAAGTGATGTTTCTACTGCTAATAGTAAAACTAAAGTATCTGATTGTGCTAAAAAAATGAAATCAGCTAATATTGAACAAATTCCTGTTACTGATGTTGATGGTGAAATTTTAGGTCTTGTTCGTGCTAGTGATTTATTACAAGCATTTGTTGATAATGAAAGTTAATTTTAGATAATTCTTATTTAAAGTTAATTTTTATTTTCAATATTTTTTATTTTTTTAAGTTTGTATAATTTTTATAAATTAAATTTATTAAAATTTAATTAATTTATTATTTTTCGATTATATTTTATAATTTTAAATTGTTGAGATTATTATATTTTAAAATTTTAATCTTACTAATATTGGTGTAAATAAATGTCATATGAACCTATTTTAATAATTAACACGTCTAATTTAAAAATTACAATTAGAGCTAGAATTGATGATTATTATGTTGAAAATGATATTCTTTTAAATCCAATTTTAGCTATGTATAGAAGAAATGGAGATAATATCGTCAAAAGTTTTTTAGATTTATTTGAATCTGTTATTAAAAGAACAATTAATGAATTCATGCCACATAAATCTTTAAATCTTAGTTATAATTATATTGCAGATGATGATCTTGATCATGCTACAACTTTATCAATAAATCTGTTGAATGTTGAAGCAGATGATGTTAAATTCCGTATTGATAATGGTGAATTCACTATTTCAAATCTTAATGAAGAATCTTCTGATGAAAAAGTTCCTATTGATAATAATATTAATAGGGTTATTAAAACTCCAGATATTGTATTAAAAAAATATCAAGAAGTATATGATAAACGTCAAAAGGAGTTAAAAAATCAGAAGCCTAAACGTCAATACGTTGGTGAAAATTTATAATTATTGAATTTTTTAGTTTAATTAATTATATTAATTTAATCTTTGTGCTTGTCATGATTATTATTCTTATTTAAAAATTTTTAATAGTTTTATGTTTAAACTAATCTTTTAATTTAAAAATTTTTATAATATTTTTATTTTTTTACTTATTTTTGTTTAATCTTTAAAATTTATTTATTTCTAAATTATCAATAAAATGCTTAAAAATCTTTACTTTTTTCTAAAATATGATTGCTTTTAAACAAAATAAATTTATCTTAAATTTAAATATTTTTTTAATGAATTTTTTCTATTTTTTATATATTATTGAATAAAATTTTTAGTTGCAACTAAATATTTATATATTAGAAAATACTATCATTATATATGAAATTTAGGTACACCTAAATTTTTATTATTTCTAAAAAAATTTAGATTTAATGGAAAATAGTTTTTATTTAATTAAAGATTAAAATATTCTTTAATTTATTAAATTCTATAAATATATTGATTCGTTGTAGATATGATTTAAATATATTGGTATTTGTATAAAATTTAATATATTTATATATTTTTTTATAATGGGAGGTGTTTGTAAAATAATTTAATGGATTTTAAAGTCTGTTAAAATCTTAGTTTTTTAATAAAGAAATTTTATTCTAAAAATTAGAAAGGATTTTAACAAAGGAATTTTATTGAATCTTAATGTTTTAATAATGTAAAATATTATTTTTACTTAAAGGTATGATATTATGTATTAAGATATTTTTAAATTAATTGGGAATATTTAAAATTTTTAAAATAGTTTAGTAGATTTATTTAAAATAAAACGTATAATCCTTAAATTATTAATTAAAGTAATGGAATAATAATCTACTAAATTTATAGTTATTTTGAAATTTTTAAATATTATGAACAATTAATTAATTATAATTAAAATAATAAATATAAATTTTATATTTAATTAAAATTTATTATAACTTTCGTATTAACTATAAAAGCTATTTTTTTAAATTTTTCTTCTTATTAAAGGAAGTAATTTCATTAAAATTTCTTCTCCTTCTTCTCTATTATTTATTCTACGTAAAACAATTTTTCCAGTACTAAATACTGTAATATTTTGTGTATCTATATTAAACATTAAAATTCCCATATCTTTTGAATATTTTACATTACTAAATTCTTTATCAAAATATTTTTTTGTTTTTTCAATATCAATTTTATATGGAAGTTCTCTTTCAAACATTATCTTATTATCTTCTTCTTGACATGGTTTATAGATAAATAATTTTTTGTTATTTTTTTCAAGTTTAGATATATTCAAGGCTATCTTATTAAAACTAATAGCTTTAAGCTGAAGTTCAATAAGTTGTATGATTCTTTTATTTAATAACTTGTCAATATTATCTGTTTCTATAAGAGCCATTCCATCTATATTTCTAACTTTAACAATATCATTTTTTGTAATATTTTTAATTATTCTTTCAGCAGTATTAATTTGATTAATATTTTTATGTGTTAATTTTGTGTTTTGTTTAATTCTTGTTGCAAGACATGTTGTTGATTTTAAATATTCAATATTGTTATCTTCAAGATATTTAAAAACATCTTTTGTTTCCATCTCTGATTCTACAAGGGGACTTATTATATTATTTTCATATTTTGCTATTACTCCAGGTCTATCTTCTACAAGATCAGACATATTAGTTCCATCAACGACTAAATCTAAATTTTTTTCATTTGCAAGATCTTTAATTTTACTATATAAATTTTCTCGACAAATTAAGCAACGATTATGGTTATTTTCACAGAATGATTTGTTTTTCATTAAATCTTCTTTTACTATAATGTGCTCAAGATTAAACTTTTTAGCTTGTTTTTTAGTTTCTTTTATAAAATCACGAGGTAATACTCCATTATCAAATGTTATTAATATTGCCTTATTACTTACTTTTCTTGCAATATCTGCTATTAATGAACTATCTGCTCCTCCAGAAAAACATATGCCTATATTTTTATCTTTTAATATTTTTTCAATATTTTCTATTTTTTCAGTATATTCCATAATATTACCTTATATATTTTATTTCGTGTTTTTAGCTATTTTTTAATCTTTTGTGGTTTTTATTAATTTTGTTTAAATAGTGTAATTTTAGTTATTTTTTCTCTGATTTTTTAATGTGTGTTGTTTAAATATTGTAATTTTAGCTATTTAGTTATCTGTGATTTTTTTAATATATCTTAAAACCTCTTTAGCATCTTCAGTTTTAATATTAATACTGTGATTAATATATCTAATTAATTTATTTTTTTTATATTCATTTAAATTACATTCTTTAAATATTCTTGGATAAGTTCTATGAGGATAATAAATAGATCGTGTAGTTTTAAGAAATTCTTCTTTTTCTTTTTCTGTTATAATATTTTCTTTTACTGCACCATTTAATTTATACTCAATATTTACATAAGCTTCAGATAATGGTTCATAAGTTTCAGGATCAAGAATTACTGCAACATCATCATCAGATTTAATATTTCCTTTTCTATATTGTTTGTATACATAACCTACTCCAATCATTCCCATATCATCAAGTTCTGATGCACGTAATGCACCCATACTAGAGCCACCTACTACTGTAACTCCTTTATTCATAGCAGCTATAATTTCTTTATGAGCAACTGCAGGAGTATTTTGGAATTGTCCATCTATTATTCCAATAATATCTGGTAAGTTATTATCATCCACCATTTTTATAATATCTCCTCTTTTAATTGGTGGACGATAATCTGCATCTAATATTTTTTTAGCTTCATCAAAACTTAATGATAAGCCAGTAAAAATAACTATTTTTTTATTACTCATTTTTTATCCCTTGTGAATTAGTATTTTTAACTTTATTGAAGATTTATTTTATAAAAATTCTTTATTTTTAATTTTAAAGTAATTATATAAATTTAATGTTTATTAATATTTTCATTTTTTTAAAAATTTTATTTTATAAAAATTGTTTATTTTTAATTTTAAAATAAAATATTATCTTATTTCTTGATTTTAGTAATGATATTTTATAAAATGCCTTTAATTTTTATTAATATTTCTATCTAAAATTGTTTTAATAATATTTATTCATTATTGGATTTTCTTAAAAAATTTAAATATCTTTTTCCAAGTCTATCTGGATCTATAGTATAAACTTCTGCACCAGGTATTATTACACGACTTGCACTAACTCCTATTTCTTCTCTTGTTAAATCAGTATATAATATTTTATTAAATCCTGCATTTTGGAGATGTTTCTTACATTGTTCTATATCTTTTTTAATTGAAGTTGTGCCTAAATGGTTCATATCATCAATACTTTTTTTATCTTCTTCCTCTTCAAAATATTGGCGGTTAATTCTTTTCATACGTTCATAACCAGCTTTTCTCATGAAATTTGCTCTAGTAGTATCTTCTCTAGTTCCATGAATTTGGGTAGCTCTACTTTGTGCAACTTCTGTAAGAGCTCTAATAATTGCAATATTAGGATCAAGATGTGTTCCTACACCTAAACATAATAATGCAGGGTCTTTTAGTATATTGTCATCACTTGATGCAGTAACTGTTGGTACTCCAATATCATTTGTGATATCTATTAATTTAATGTTAATTGATTCAGAATTAAATTTATTAAGAAGATCTAAGACAATTGGATTTTCTATTGTATTGATATCTATTTCTTTTCCATTTTTATGTGTCAATTCAAATATGCTCCATGCATCTCTTTCAA is from Methanobrevibacter wolinii SH and encodes:
- a CDS encoding universal stress protein, which encodes MYKKILLPTDGSKYSENAAKHAFFLAEKSGAEVITLSVIENGFSIGLPSDDTIYEVNQMLKKESKSNIDKIEEIKNEYDSNIKLTPIVKEGSPAPVILDVAEDENIDLIVIGSSGKSSFDRFLMGSVASKVVKSAKCSVLVVN
- a CDS encoding CBS domain-containing protein, whose product is MIIKRLVSKNVVYVSVPGNRHKALDLMKKENVSVVPVTKGDTKKVVGILTRSDLINNPDEEQIALLMSRNLVTAKPNEEVTTVAKRMLDHNVRRIPVVDDDDNLVGIITSFDLVTSALAKLDINIPVEKYMITNVPTTWDKTPLNVAFESMKFFGLKSILALNDDCKLSGILTETDFIAESEIISERTEHSSTVGTEGDKWSWDSTSILYIEKNHLKFTDKVVSDVATSDVSTANSKTKVSDCAKKMKSANIEQIPVTDVDGEILGLVRASDLLQAFVDNES
- a CDS encoding asparagine synthase-related protein; amino-acid sequence: MEYTEKIENIEKILKDKNIGICFSGGADSSLIADIARKVSNKAILITFDNGVLPRDFIKETKKQAKKFNLEHIIVKEDLMKNKSFCENNHNRCLICRENLYSKIKDLANEKNLDLVVDGTNMSDLVEDRPGVIAKYENNIISPLVESEMETKDVFKYLEDNNIEYLKSTTCLATRIKQNTKLTHKNINQINTAERIIKNITKNDIVKVRNIDGMALIETDNIDKLLNKRIIQLIELQLKAISFNKIALNISKLEKNNKKLFIYKPCQEEDNKIMFERELPYKIDIEKTKKYFDKEFSNVKYSKDMGILMFNIDTQNITVFSTGKIVLRRINNREEGEEILMKLLPLIRRKI
- a CDS encoding TfuA-related McrA-glycine thioamidation protein; translated protein: MSNKKIVIFTGLSLSFDEAKKILDADYRPPIKRGDIIKMVDDNNLPDIIGIIDGQFQNTPAVAHKEIIAAMNKGVTVVGGSSMGALRASELDDMGMIGVGYVYKQYRKGNIKSDDDVAVILDPETYEPLSEAYVNIEYKLNGAVKENIITEKEKEEFLKTTRSIYYPHRTYPRIFKECNLNEYKKNKLIRYINHSINIKTEDAKEVLRYIKKITDN
- a CDS encoding YcaO-related McrA-glycine thioamidation protein, producing the protein MFSDIQLKYFEGGHRICQPSETIKHNEDKLRTAGITRITNITDLDRIGIPVFSAIRPSAQGGSVSVYAGKGAKNEQAEASAIMEGFERYSAEMKEEDYDKIIVSSIEDMDKDYIDPRTLYLPKDMDENKLNNLKLEWYPAVDIISEKEYYVPANAVFHPYIPHNKEATAIFKGNTNGLASGNIIEEAVLHGIFEVIERDAWSIFELTHKNGKEIDINTIENPIVLDLLNKFNSESINIKLIDITNDIGVPTVTASSDDNILKDPALLCLGVGTHLDPNIAIIRALTEVAQSRATQIHGTREDTTRANFMRKAGYERMKRINRQYFEEEEDKKSIDDMNHLGTTSIKKDIEQCKKHLQNAGFNKILYTDLTREEIGVSASRVIIPGAEVYTIDPDRLGKRYLNFLRKSNNE